From the Neobacillus sp. PS3-34 genome, the window TGGTAACAATTCTGCTGTTCGCATCGATGTCATTGCGACAGGAGAATGGGTCATATCATACATAACAAGTGGCAGGACAATTTCATAGACCTTGTTTCCTATGGTTAATAATAGAGAACTAAGCAACAGCATTGAAAATGATTTATTTTCCATTCGTACTGTCTTATTTCGAGAAATGATTTGAGCTTGCATTTTTCTTTCACTCCAATTCAACATTTATGTTTTTATTTTAAATTGGAGTTCATTATTAAAAAATTCCATATTTATTCTTTTGTTTTTCTGCTTTTATTTAACATTCTCCTGTCGTTATGAATTAAAAGTAGAAATATATAAGGCAAGTTTTCCAGTAAATTAACTGATAAGGTAAAATACGAAAAGGCCGCCAATGGCAGCCTTTTTAATTATTTATCATATGGATAATCAATTCTGTTACCGTTAATGGTTCCCGAGCTTTGCGGGTCTTTAACAGAATTCATATAGCTTTCAAACTCATCTTGAACCTCTTTTGGTGCTCCGGGCTTTAAATGCCAGTTTCCAGGTTCATCGACAAAATAAGGGCTTTTTGTAAATTCCGGTCGAATTTCAGGCATATTATCACCTCATTTCTTCCTATTTATATTCCCCATAGGCACCGTTAAAAAACATTAGTAACATCAATAAAATGTAAAGCAATTTTTTAAAAAATAAGGAAAAAAACATATTGCATATCAGCTATTTACGGGAGTATGATATCTAAGGAAACAGAGAGAAAATGCCAAAAATTTGATATTTACAATCAGGGATTTCCCCATTGAAAGAAGATGGATGCATGAATCAGCCAGAGAAAATTAATCGTTTGAACGAACGAAATAGCATAAAAAACGGAATTGCTTCAACTATTGTCATGAATGTTAGCAATAACTATTTTTCCCTTTTTGCGATTGGAGTGCTGGGCGCAACAAATTATCAGGTTGGCTTAATAAACTCCCTGCCGCAATTCATTGGTATGTTTGCCATGATTGTTTGTTCAATGATGATGAATGGAATGCAAGAAAAAAAGCGTTTTACAGGTTACTCGATATTCTTTACGAGGCTTTTTTTGGTTTTTATGTTTTTTATCCTGTATATTCCTTCAGATTTTCAAAGCTGGGCATTTGTCATTCTGGTTGGATTTATGAATTTTCCTGGCGCCTTTTCAAATCTTAGCTGGCAGTCTTTTATAGGAGATTTGATTCCCGATCACAGGAGAAGCTCTTTTTTCAGTGACCGAAATCGTGTTTTAACGATTGTAGGAATGATTACGACGTTTATAATTGGAGTTATCCTTCAGCAATTCGATAAGAGCAATTCGCTTCCTTATAAAATTTTATTTCTGGGCGCGTTTATATTTGGAATCATCGAAGTATATTATTTAAACAAGCATATTGAGCCTAAAAGAACTGTAGAAAAAAGAACGAAAAAAGTTCAGGGATTTATAGATTGGTCAGCCTTTAAAGATAAACCATTTGCTTATTTCTTAATTTGCAGTCTTTTCTTTAATTTTGCGTGGCAAATGGCCTGGTCTTTATTCAGCATTTACCAAATCAAAGAAGCACATGCAACAGGACTATGGATTAGCCTGTTTACGGTAGCAAACCAGATTGCCCAGATCGCCAGTTACCGCTGGTGGGGAAAAATGGCTGATAAGCACAGCAATGCAAAAATGTTAATTTTTGCGGCGCTTGGCATGGCATCAGCTCCCATACTTACCATTTTGTCAGATAACCTAATTTATTTGGTACTCGTAAACGCATCATCTGGATTATTTGTTTCCGGGACCGTGCTTATTTTATTTAACCAATTACTAGAAGTTACGAACGAACATAATAGAGGCGCATATATTGCCAATTATAATATTTTATTGGCTATCATTGGTTTCATTGCCCCTCAATTTGGGGTATTTCTTCTTGAATCAACCAGTATGGATCTAGCCATGACACTATCAAGTATACTAAGGGCTGCTAGTGCCATTCCATTTTTTATCCTTTACTCTTATATGAAGAAGAATAAACTAATAACACATTTACTAAGCAAATCATCAACTAATTGAATCTAAGGGGATTTTCCGATGAGCGAATGCAAATTAAATCATTCAGTAGAAGATGTTAGAAAAAAATTTGAAACCCAGACAGCATTTCTTCCGTCTTATATACAGGAGGCTTTTCCATCTTTTATAAACGCAGGGCCAAACCAGCCTGACCTCAACGAAGTGTTCCATTATTTTAAAAAATATGACCTATCTTCTGAAAGTGAAAGAAAAGTGCGGGATAATGGCCTAAAAGATATTTTTGCGAAATATCACGAATAAAGTCAGAAAAAATAAAGTTTAATGGGTGGAATCAATTGGCATCCATATTGATTTTATTTTTTCTAAATATGTGATATAGTAGTTGAGGTTCGTTTACCGTTAGTTACTGGTAAGTGAGAGGAGAAATAAAATGAAAAAACTTATACTGCCGAAGGAAATGAAAAACAGCCATATCGCCTTTTTCATGACTGCTGTTGTGCTTTTCTGGATAAAAACATATACGGCATACAAAATCGAATTTAACCTTGGGATTGATAATTCCCTGCAGCAATTTTTACTGTTCATTAACCCAATCAGTTCAGCGCTATTCTTTTTTGGCTTAGGCCTATTATTTAAAAAGCGCGCAAAAATGTTCATTATCATTACGAACTTTCTTTTGTCATTCCTGCTTTATGCAAATATTGTGTATTATCGGTTCTTTAATGATTTTGTTACAGTACCGGTATTAATGCAGACCAAAACAAATGCAGGGCAGCTGGGGGACA encodes:
- a CDS encoding MFS transporter, which produces MKEDGCMNQPEKINRLNERNSIKNGIASTIVMNVSNNYFSLFAIGVLGATNYQVGLINSLPQFIGMFAMIVCSMMMNGMQEKKRFTGYSIFFTRLFLVFMFFILYIPSDFQSWAFVILVGFMNFPGAFSNLSWQSFIGDLIPDHRRSSFFSDRNRVLTIVGMITTFIIGVILQQFDKSNSLPYKILFLGAFIFGIIEVYYLNKHIEPKRTVEKRTKKVQGFIDWSAFKDKPFAYFLICSLFFNFAWQMAWSLFSIYQIKEAHATGLWISLFTVANQIAQIASYRWWGKMADKHSNAKMLIFAALGMASAPILTILSDNLIYLVLVNASSGLFVSGTVLILFNQLLEVTNEHNRGAYIANYNILLAIIGFIAPQFGVFLLESTSMDLAMTLSSILRAASAIPFFILYSYMKKNKLITHLLSKSSTN